In Herbinix luporum, a single window of DNA contains:
- a CDS encoding LTA synthase family protein, producing MKIKPCLSRFQDFITRLFSSIPKRNLLFPLIFFLGSLFYLEIITHLFIYHSIDGKIIYPIIFAIPMGLFFTIITGFFSRNVNIIIMWLVTAISCLIFSLQLVYYSVFKVYFSFQTLGMAQKAISEFGDDINNAILSNLLPLLLLMLPLLVLHFMIKDIFLCEKRKFNEQGILFVGIWACHFIALLSLPVYGKADYTPYDLYHHNKVPELTGRQLGVITLTRFDFVGLLKDDDLVLVDSHKETINTPKEKKPIITVSPTPIPIDTSPNIMDIDFEVLARNEENEVIRTLHQYFASVQPTNKNKYTGMFKGYNLIMITAEGFSPYAVHKDLTPTLYKLTKEGFVFNNFYTALWQTSTSDGEYVAMTGLIPIGTRSMYNSRNNLMPFALGNQFNLLGIESKAYHNHTYTYYERNETHPNLGYKFKAKGNGLILDTDVWPASDWEMIKYTVDEYINEEPFHVYYLTVSGHMNYTFAGNSMSYKNKNLVKDLPYSSEVKAYIACQIELDRALYELIERLTHKGIIDKTVIALSADHYPYGWDKENLDELAGYELDPNFEVYKNHFILWNSSMKKPIVVDKPASSLDILPTLSNLFGLTYDSRLLMGQDILSDAEPLVILGNRSFITDKVMFNSNTGEVINLTNQEIPSDYVRNINNIIKNKFNVSKSILNNDYYRYIFPNYPEGFN from the coding sequence ATGAAAATAAAACCCTGTTTATCAAGGTTTCAGGATTTTATAACTAGATTATTTAGTTCTATACCTAAAAGAAACCTTTTATTTCCTTTGATATTTTTTTTAGGAAGTCTATTTTATCTTGAAATAATAACCCATTTGTTTATTTATCATTCCATAGACGGGAAGATTATATATCCTATTATATTTGCAATACCAATGGGACTTTTCTTTACTATAATTACGGGGTTTTTTAGCCGAAATGTAAATATTATAATTATGTGGTTAGTTACGGCTATTTCATGTTTGATTTTTTCTTTACAGTTGGTATATTACAGTGTTTTTAAAGTATATTTCTCCTTTCAGACCCTAGGGATGGCACAAAAGGCCATATCAGAGTTTGGAGATGATATAAATAATGCAATTTTGTCTAACTTACTGCCGCTTCTTTTATTAATGTTGCCATTACTTGTTTTGCATTTTATGATTAAAGATATTTTCCTATGTGAAAAAAGGAAGTTTAATGAACAGGGGATTCTTTTTGTGGGTATATGGGCTTGTCATTTTATTGCCTTGCTTTCTCTGCCGGTTTATGGGAAGGCTGACTATACACCCTATGATTTATATCATCACAATAAGGTTCCTGAGCTTACCGGAAGGCAGTTAGGGGTTATTACTTTAACAAGATTTGATTTTGTCGGTCTTTTAAAAGATGATGATCTGGTTTTGGTAGATTCTCATAAAGAAACTATTAATACACCAAAAGAAAAAAAACCGATAATTACAGTAAGTCCAACCCCTATACCAATAGATACAAGTCCTAATATTATGGATATTGATTTTGAGGTATTAGCCAGAAATGAAGAGAATGAAGTGATTCGGACTCTTCATCAATATTTTGCCTCTGTTCAGCCTACCAATAAGAATAAATACACAGGAATGTTTAAGGGCTATAACCTTATTATGATAACTGCAGAGGGCTTCTCTCCTTATGCAGTTCATAAGGATTTAACTCCCACCTTATATAAACTGACAAAAGAGGGCTTTGTTTTTAATAATTTTTATACAGCCCTGTGGCAGACCAGTACCAGTGATGGTGAATATGTTGCCATGACCGGTTTAATACCCATAGGAACTAGGAGTATGTATAATTCTAGGAATAATCTAATGCCCTTTGCCCTAGGTAATCAATTTAATCTCTTAGGTATTGAAAGTAAGGCTTATCATAACCATACCTATACTTACTATGAGAGAAATGAAACCCATCCAAATTTGGGCTATAAATTTAAGGCTAAGGGAAATGGTCTTATACTTGATACTGATGTGTGGCCGGCTTCTGATTGGGAGATGATTAAGTATACAGTTGATGAATATATTAATGAGGAGCCTTTTCATGTTTATTATCTGACTGTAAGCGGACATATGAATTATACATTTGCCGGTAATAGTATGTCATATAAAAATAAAAATTTAGTTAAGGATTTGCCTTATTCTTCAGAGGTTAAAGCATATATCGCCTGTCAGATAGAGCTTGATAGGGCACTTTATGAATTGATAGAAAGATTAACCCATAAGGGTATAATTGATAAAACTGTTATAGCCTTAAGTGCAGACCACTATCCTTACGGCTGGGATAAGGAAAATTTAGATGAGCTGGCAGGCTATGAGCTGGATCCAAATTTTGAGGTGTATAAAAATCACTTTATTTTGTGGAATTCTTCTATGAAAAAGCCGATTGTTGTGGATAAACCGGCTTCAAGCCTTGATATCTTGCCCACTCTTAGTAATCTATTTGGCCTAACCTATGATTCAAGGCTTTTAATGGGGCAGGATATTTTATCTGATGCCGAACCTTTGGTTATATTAGGCAACAGAAGTTTTATAACCGATAAAGTTATGTTTAATTCAAACACAGGTGAAGTGATTAACCTTACCAATCAAGAAATACCCTCGGATTATGTCCGAAATATTAATAATATAATTAAAAACAAATTTAATGTATCAAAAAGCATATTAAATAATGATTATTATCGATATATATTTCCTAATTATCCTGAAGGATTTAATTAA
- a CDS encoding PilZ domain-containing protein produces MTIEDMPIGTKIDIEVRFSGRNFTFNSEMVLLLDKNSILINPIVVNDKTLGFNDFITNLVAIVNNKAFLWENVKINLVRYEGAIYHKVTLEGEGKSYNRREAFRLYIGENMTIYYNTASGPTQISVLVKDISESGVGFITKEELDVNRMIRLKIKDQNVILDLTAVIIRKEHLPHLNSFLFGCKFNEKNNRLGKYIARRQVEILRSKLRTISSNSKK; encoded by the coding sequence ATGACCATTGAAGATATGCCCATTGGTACTAAGATAGATATCGAAGTACGATTTAGCGGACGTAATTTTACTTTCAATAGTGAAATGGTTTTATTGTTAGATAAAAATTCCATATTAATAAATCCTATTGTTGTAAATGACAAGACATTAGGCTTTAATGACTTTATAACGAACCTAGTTGCAATCGTAAATAACAAAGCATTTCTATGGGAAAACGTTAAAATTAATTTAGTAAGATACGAAGGTGCAATTTATCATAAAGTCACTTTAGAAGGAGAAGGCAAATCATATAATCGCAGAGAGGCCTTTAGGTTGTACATAGGTGAAAATATGACTATCTATTATAATACCGCCTCTGGCCCAACTCAAATATCAGTATTGGTCAAGGATATAAGCGAATCAGGAGTTGGCTTTATTACAAAGGAAGAATTAGATGTCAACCGTATGATTCGCCTAAAAATTAAGGATCAAAATGTCATTTTAGATTTAACCGCAGTTATAATACGAAAGGAACATCTACCCCATCTTAATTCCTTTCTCTTTGGTTGTAAATTCAATGAAAAAAATAACCGACTGGGTAAATATATTGCAAGAAGACAGGTAGAGATATTACGAAGTAAATTAAGAACCATTTCCTCTAATTCTAAAAAGTAA
- a CDS encoding extracellular solute-binding protein — MKKKLLSILLICTLIVSVLGGCGTKSDNKDGGNDKTEPTKAPVESGDDKPEYAEITVEIFDRGTDGGKTDPANNFYTDWIKEKVKEELNIGVTFVPVSRWEETEQLNNLMAANTAPDVCLTYSGDLIANYRDLGGLADLAPYIDSHLPDLKAFLGPDPAVPGHDLIYRNMDTETGAVYSIPARRMNVAQIGTFIRKDWLDKLGLPLPTTTEEFYEALVAFKEQDPGGVGKDKVVPFTMTSDIRWRAATLIESFIDPNLSDKDRWINTVVDRYYLLPGYKEGVRFLNKMYNEGLIDNQFALYKDDTDSDNLIKMGVAGAFIHNWDQPYRETPGLLKDLQENVPEAEIVSIDPFQNANGVTEKSLYDVAGVNFFVPASSKNVEAALRYINWLSKFENRYFLQIGEEGVTHEMVDGIPKIIAAEGEKIMNSQQNIDYTIMINGLDVGDEEKNAKALAFSYPVEPDLIVKAYEDATRNGRSAIVIPVILSAAGPYTQTLIDKGNELMAKSVTAAPEDFDKVWDAGIEEWLASGAQEIIDERAAKYEEYEASLNN; from the coding sequence ATGAAAAAGAAATTGTTGTCAATCTTGCTTATATGCACTTTGATTGTCAGCGTCTTAGGGGGATGTGGTACTAAAAGTGATAACAAAGACGGTGGCAACGACAAAACAGAGCCTACAAAGGCACCTGTAGAGTCAGGTGATGATAAGCCTGAGTATGCTGAAATCACAGTTGAAATCTTCGATCGTGGTACTGACGGCGGTAAGACTGACCCAGCTAATAACTTTTATACCGATTGGATAAAAGAAAAAGTTAAAGAAGAGCTTAATATTGGGGTAACTTTCGTTCCGGTATCCCGTTGGGAAGAAACAGAGCAGCTTAATAACTTAATGGCTGCAAATACTGCTCCTGATGTATGTCTAACATACAGCGGTGACTTAATTGCTAACTATCGTGATTTAGGTGGTCTTGCAGATTTGGCTCCATATATTGATAGTCATCTGCCTGATCTGAAGGCATTCCTTGGTCCCGACCCTGCAGTACCTGGTCATGATCTGATTTATCGTAACATGGACACAGAGACCGGTGCAGTATACTCCATTCCTGCACGTCGTATGAATGTTGCTCAGATTGGAACATTCATTCGTAAAGACTGGCTTGATAAGCTAGGCCTACCTCTACCTACTACTACTGAGGAATTCTATGAAGCTTTAGTTGCATTTAAAGAGCAAGATCCCGGTGGTGTTGGTAAAGACAAGGTTGTTCCCTTTACTATGACCAGTGATATTCGCTGGAGAGCAGCAACATTAATTGAATCCTTTATAGATCCTAACTTAAGCGATAAGGATCGTTGGATTAATACTGTTGTAGATCGTTATTATCTGCTTCCCGGTTATAAGGAAGGCGTTCGTTTCTTAAATAAGATGTATAATGAAGGCTTAATTGATAACCAATTTGCACTTTATAAAGACGATACAGACAGTGATAACTTGATTAAGATGGGTGTTGCCGGTGCCTTTATTCATAACTGGGATCAACCATACCGTGAAACTCCAGGATTATTAAAAGATCTGCAAGAAAATGTTCCTGAGGCTGAAATTGTTTCAATCGATCCTTTCCAGAACGCGAATGGTGTAACCGAAAAATCTCTTTATGACGTTGCCGGTGTTAACTTCTTTGTTCCTGCTTCCAGTAAGAATGTAGAAGCTGCACTTCGCTACATCAACTGGTTATCCAAGTTTGAGAACCGTTACTTCTTACAGATTGGTGAAGAAGGAGTTACTCATGAGATGGTAGATGGAATTCCTAAGATTATAGCTGCTGAGGGTGAGAAAATCATGAACTCTCAACAAAACATTGACTATACCATCATGATTAACGGTCTTGACGTTGGTGATGAAGAAAAGAATGCAAAAGCACTTGCTTTCTCATATCCTGTTGAACCTGATCTGATTGTTAAGGCGTATGAAGATGCTACACGTAATGGACGTTCTGCAATTGTTATTCCTGTAATATTAAGCGCTGCAGGTCCTTATACTCAGACCTTAATTGATAAGGGTAATGAGCTTATGGCTAAGTCTGTTACTGCTGCTCCTGAAGACTTTGATAAAGTTTGGGATGCAGGTATCGAAGAGTGGCTTGCTAGCGGTGCTCAAGAAATTATCGATGAGCGTGCAGCAAAATACGAAGAGTACGAGGCATCATTAAACAACTAA
- a CDS encoding Hsp20/alpha crystallin family protein, which translates to MLLPSIFNNNFVDDFIDGFDDMFNFPSFGRFPVSNWMNTNVKDLGDEYQLEVELPGFDKKDITASLDKGYLTISATRQESKDKSDKKGRYIRRERYSGSLRRSFYVGENLKEEDFKASFENGVLTLIFPKNKSVAKIEDKKYITIR; encoded by the coding sequence ATGTTATTACCAAGTATTTTTAACAATAACTTTGTTGATGATTTCATTGATGGTTTTGATGATATGTTTAACTTTCCAAGTTTTGGCAGATTTCCTGTATCCAACTGGATGAATACTAATGTTAAAGATTTAGGTGATGAATATCAGCTTGAAGTTGAACTTCCCGGCTTTGATAAAAAGGATATTACTGCTTCTTTAGACAAAGGATATCTCACCATTAGTGCCACTAGGCAGGAGTCTAAAGATAAAAGTGACAAAAAAGGCAGATATATTCGTAGAGAACGCTATAGCGGAAGCTTAAGAAGAAGCTTTTATGTAGGGGAAAATCTAAAGGAAGAAGATTTTAAAGCCTCCTTTGAGAATGGTGTATTAACACTGATTTTCCCAAAAAATAAAAGTGTAGCTAAAATTGAGGACAAAAAATATATTACTATCAGATAA
- a CDS encoding ABC transporter permease: MFKGVWDSPWSDPIFKWFQKAFNTKDFWYALRNTIMLNGLDLIFGFPLPIILSLLLNELAYKRYKKFTQTIVYLPHFLSWIIISGIAKQLLAPRTGVVNIFLGKMGVGSIDFLQTSGLYVATYIALGLWKEMGWNTIIYLAAITGINPELYEAAEVDGASRLRKIWHVTLPGIRSTIVVLLIMNMGRILGSEFDRPFALQNDLVMNVADVLGTYVYRVGIRGFQFSLTAAVGLFQSVVCVIFLFAANSIAKRFGERGIW; the protein is encoded by the coding sequence ATGTTCAAGGGAGTTTGGGACTCACCTTGGTCAGATCCTATTTTTAAGTGGTTTCAAAAGGCTTTTAATACTAAAGACTTTTGGTATGCTCTTCGTAATACTATAATGTTAAACGGATTGGACTTAATATTTGGTTTTCCGTTACCTATTATTCTGTCACTGCTTTTAAATGAGTTGGCTTACAAACGGTACAAAAAATTTACCCAGACAATTGTTTATCTACCACACTTTTTATCTTGGATTATTATCAGTGGTATTGCTAAGCAATTATTGGCTCCACGTACTGGTGTTGTAAATATTTTCTTAGGAAAGATGGGCGTAGGTTCTATTGATTTTCTACAGACTAGTGGTTTGTATGTAGCAACCTATATTGCCTTAGGTCTATGGAAGGAAATGGGTTGGAATACAATTATTTATCTTGCTGCGATTACGGGTATTAACCCTGAATTATATGAAGCGGCCGAAGTTGACGGAGCATCTCGTTTAAGGAAAATTTGGCATGTTACTTTACCGGGAATACGTTCTACTATTGTGGTCTTGTTGATTATGAATATGGGTCGTATCTTAGGTAGTGAATTTGACCGTCCTTTTGCTTTGCAAAATGACTTAGTTATGAATGTAGCTGACGTCTTAGGTACCTATGTTTATCGTGTAGGTATTAGGGGATTCCAGTTCTCCCTTACGGCAGCAGTTGGATTGTTCCAATCAGTAGTATGCGTCATTTTCCTATTTGCAGCTAATTCAATCGCCAAACGTTTCGGCGAACGTGGAATATGGTAA
- the gatC gene encoding Asp-tRNA(Asn)/Glu-tRNA(Gln) amidotransferase subunit GatC, with protein MQINKDNIKDIADLAMLSLSEFEEDKLISDLNQLLETIDTMNNINTDNIEPMSNVSCQENVFRDDLVSNKDLELQLLTRAPKSKDGYYVVPQTVE; from the coding sequence ATGCAGATAAATAAGGATAATATTAAAGACATTGCAGATTTAGCAATGTTATCTTTATCAGAATTTGAAGAGGACAAGCTGATTTCTGATTTAAATCAGCTACTTGAAACAATTGATACAATGAATAATATTAATACTGATAATATTGAACCGATGTCTAATGTAAGTTGCCAGGAGAATGTATTTCGTGATGATTTGGTTTCAAATAAGGATTTAGAATTGCAACTGCTTACTAGGGCACCAAAAAGCAAGGACGGATATTATGTGGTGCCCCAGACAGTAGAATAG
- the dapF gene encoding diaminopimelate epimerase yields the protein MKFTKMQGCGNDYVYVDCTKNQEIEIDNIPHVARQVSDRHYGIGSDGLILIKPSQKADFFMDMYNNDGSRGKMCGNGIRCVGKYVYDYCLTDKKQVKIETLSGIKTLDLTIDNGKVSQVTVDMGNPIFAPEKIPVISDKEILVNEPIIIGGKEYKITCLSMGNPHAVVFVENTDDIPIETIGPLFENHEMFPDRVNTEFIQVINRNHIKMRVWERGSGETLACGTGACASVVACVLNGLTEDEVKVSLLGGDLHIRYDKDNNLVYMTGPAVTVFEGEIQL from the coding sequence ATGAAATTTACAAAGATGCAGGGTTGTGGCAATGATTATGTATATGTTGACTGCACAAAAAATCAAGAAATAGAAATTGATAATATCCCCCATGTAGCCAGGCAGGTAAGTGATAGACATTATGGTATAGGTTCAGATGGATTAATTCTTATAAAACCCTCCCAGAAGGCGGATTTTTTTATGGATATGTATAATAATGATGGCTCTCGGGGTAAAATGTGTGGCAATGGGATTCGCTGTGTGGGAAAATATGTATATGACTATTGTTTGACAGATAAAAAACAAGTGAAAATCGAAACCTTAAGTGGAATAAAGACCTTGGACCTTACTATTGACAATGGTAAGGTAAGCCAGGTAACAGTGGACATGGGAAATCCTATTTTTGCACCTGAAAAAATTCCTGTTATATCAGATAAAGAAATCCTGGTGAATGAACCCATTATCATAGGGGGAAAGGAATATAAAATTACATGTCTGTCTATGGGTAACCCCCATGCAGTTGTTTTTGTTGAAAACACAGATGATATTCCCATTGAGACTATAGGACCATTATTCGAAAACCACGAAATGTTTCCTGATAGGGTAAATACGGAATTTATACAGGTTATTAATAGAAATCACATAAAGATGAGGGTATGGGAAAGAGGTTCTGGGGAAACCTTAGCTTGTGGAACAGGAGCTTGTGCTTCTGTGGTAGCCTGTGTATTAAATGGACTTACGGAAGATGAAGTAAAAGTATCCTTACTAGGAGGAGATCTTCATATAAGGTATGATAAAGATAATAACCTAGTATATATGACAGGACCGGCAGTTACAGTGTTTGAAGGAGAGATTCAGTTATAA
- a CDS encoding helix-turn-helix domain-containing protein translates to MNDFEYLDNIVVTVDYYNHRKCTPGWEIEEFVTDFVDITYVVNGKAEYIINGTNYTVSSGDLLCIPYDSKRSAISNPDSLMECYSINGQIRNIDGEDITLPLPLICNIGLHTDILSLYSSLNTVWNLKDPGYKLRARGLFLMILQRFFQIIIYQKDTSIMDARIKKVLQHMSNHYHKPLTVQQMADMVNLSKMYFGNLFKQETGMTFRTFLTLIRMNKAEEMLYSGEYKIHEVADACGFSDVFYFSRIFKKHRGIAPSDAIRKRQV, encoded by the coding sequence ATGAATGATTTTGAGTATTTAGACAATATAGTAGTAACAGTTGATTACTATAATCATAGAAAATGTACACCCGGTTGGGAAATAGAGGAGTTTGTTACAGATTTTGTTGATATTACTTATGTGGTTAATGGAAAAGCTGAATATATAATTAATGGTACAAATTATACTGTTTCATCAGGAGATCTGCTTTGCATCCCCTATGATAGTAAACGTTCAGCCATATCTAACCCTGATTCTTTAATGGAGTGTTACTCTATTAATGGCCAAATACGTAATATTGATGGAGAAGATATCACTCTCCCACTTCCTCTTATATGTAATATTGGATTGCATACGGATATACTTTCTTTATATAGTAGTTTAAACACTGTATGGAACCTTAAAGATCCCGGTTATAAATTAAGAGCCAGAGGATTATTTCTTATGATACTGCAACGTTTCTTTCAAATTATAATATACCAGAAAGACACCAGTATTATGGATGCCAGAATAAAAAAAGTACTGCAGCATATGTCTAATCATTATCATAAACCTTTAACCGTACAACAAATGGCGGATATGGTTAACTTAAGCAAAATGTATTTTGGCAACTTATTTAAACAGGAAACCGGGATGACATTTAGAACTTTCTTAACCTTAATTCGTATGAATAAAGCAGAAGAAATGCTTTATAGCGGTGAATATAAAATCCACGAAGTTGCCGATGCCTGTGGATTTTCAGACGTGTTTTATTTTAGTAGAATATTTAAAAAGCATCGTGGAATTGCCCCATCAGATGCCATAAGAAAACGCCAAGTTTAG
- a CDS encoding carbohydrate ABC transporter permease, translating into MVKSKKRKMEDLIIAALCFVFILLCLMPMVNILARSLSSSQAMINNRVSFWPVEFTFESYHYVLKDKAFVRSLWWTALLTLICTVVSLIITILAAYPLIYDNLKGRKFYNGMMLLTMYFSAGTIPNYLLMKQLNLLDNPLVLIIPNCLSIFNMIILKSFFFGIPESLRESAQLDGAGPFNILLKIYLPLSKPVLATLALFYAVGRWNGFSDALMYITKAKYAPIQLKLYQIINNRSSIETSQQEGFAAPVASEGLKAASVMFATVPILLVYPWLQRYFIAGVTLGAIKE; encoded by the coding sequence ATGGTTAAATCTAAAAAAAGAAAAATGGAAGATCTAATAATTGCGGCATTATGTTTTGTATTTATTTTACTGTGCTTAATGCCAATGGTAAACATTTTGGCTAGATCTTTAAGCTCTTCCCAAGCTATGATTAATAACAGAGTTTCATTTTGGCCGGTTGAGTTTACTTTTGAATCATATCATTATGTTTTGAAAGATAAGGCATTTGTCCGTTCTTTATGGTGGACAGCCCTTTTAACACTGATATGTACAGTAGTTTCACTTATTATAACAATTTTGGCTGCCTATCCTTTAATATATGATAATCTTAAAGGTAGAAAATTTTACAATGGTATGATGCTTTTGACAATGTATTTTAGTGCAGGAACCATACCAAACTATTTATTAATGAAGCAGCTGAATTTACTTGATAATCCGCTGGTGTTGATTATTCCTAACTGTCTGTCTATATTTAATATGATTATACTAAAAAGCTTTTTCTTTGGTATTCCTGAAAGCTTACGTGAATCAGCACAGTTAGACGGAGCCGGACCCTTTAATATACTACTAAAGATTTATCTGCCTTTGTCTAAGCCGGTTCTAGCCACATTGGCCTTGTTCTATGCGGTGGGCAGATGGAATGGTTTCTCCGATGCCTTGATGTATATAACTAAGGCAAAATATGCACCTATTCAATTGAAGCTATATCAGATTATTAATAATAGATCTTCAATTGAGACTTCTCAGCAGGAAGGTTTTGCTGCACCGGTTGCAAGTGAAGGATTAAAGGCAGCTTCCGTTATGTTTGCGACAGTTCCTATATTGCTGGTTTATCCTTGGCTGCAACGTTATTTTATTGCCGGTGTAACTCTTGGAGCAATTAAGGAATAG
- a CDS encoding diacylglycerol/lipid kinase family protein: MANLANLTNNKLLFIVNPIAGKLHGKYNLKQVLKLFQDHGYQTTVMKTKAKGHATNLVLEYGNNFDIIVCSGGDGTLNEVISGIMKLGKEIILGYIPSGTTNDFASSLNISDRMETAAMTIINGQVRTVDIGLFDDKRYFSYIASFGAFTGTSYSTPQSYKNIIGHLAYVLEGMKDIPNIRPYHVKVEAGGQVYEGDYIFGAVSNSLSIGGLLKLDTNRVDLNDGLFEIILIQNPKTPIELSRLLISISKREYKDKLIQFIKAPEAKFYMEERIPWSIDGEYEPGANEVRIQNIPNAIHIIT; encoded by the coding sequence ATGGCCAATTTAGCAAATTTAACAAATAATAAATTATTATTTATCGTAAATCCCATAGCAGGAAAGCTCCATGGAAAATACAACTTAAAACAGGTATTGAAATTATTTCAAGACCATGGTTATCAAACTACTGTAATGAAAACTAAGGCTAAAGGGCATGCCACAAATTTAGTACTAGAATATGGCAATAACTTTGATATTATTGTATGTAGCGGTGGAGACGGAACTTTAAATGAAGTTATATCAGGAATAATGAAGCTAGGTAAAGAAATTATCCTAGGCTATATTCCTTCCGGTACAACCAACGATTTTGCCAGTAGTCTTAATATATCGGATCGAATGGAAACAGCGGCTATGACCATAATCAATGGACAGGTTAGAACAGTAGATATAGGTTTATTTGATGATAAGAGATATTTTAGCTATATTGCTTCCTTTGGTGCCTTTACCGGAACATCTTATTCTACACCTCAATCATATAAAAATATAATTGGTCACCTGGCCTATGTACTAGAAGGTATGAAAGACATTCCCAACATAAGACCCTATCATGTAAAAGTAGAAGCCGGCGGACAGGTATATGAAGGTGATTATATATTTGGTGCTGTCAGCAATTCTTTATCTATCGGTGGCCTTTTAAAGTTAGATACTAATAGAGTTGACTTAAATGACGGTTTGTTTGAGATTATCTTGATACAGAATCCCAAAACACCCATTGAGCTTAGCAGATTGCTTATATCAATTAGTAAAAGAGAATATAAGGATAAGTTAATTCAATTTATTAAAGCACCGGAAGCAAAATTTTATATGGAAGAAAGAATTCCCTGGTCTATTGACGGAGAATATGAGCCTGGGGCTAATGAAGTAAGAATACAAAATATTCCAAATGCTATTCATATAATAACTTAA
- a CDS encoding S66 family peptidase, giving the protein MIYPVNLEKGNCIGVTATSAGFDGETDYRRLDNAISHFKRLGYYVITTPNVKTCHKGRSGHGKTRAEELMELYKDPKVRVIFAASGGDFLVEMLPYIDFNLILDNPKWIQGFSDTTGLNFTITTNLDIATIYSYNFSTFGMAKWHKSLSNNILILEGNDILQESFDLYQDGYYKRITGLEEFVLEREVQWKNILPSGSNDNKEIHIKGRLLGGCLDCLLNLVGTRFDKTKEFVEKYREDGILWFLESYDLNSAALIRGLWQLKEAGWFKNAVGFIFGRPAMYDNIFDISYEEAISSVLGELGLPIIMEADIGHKHPQFTMINGAIATVKAYNNKGNIIFERR; this is encoded by the coding sequence ATGATATATCCTGTCAATCTGGAAAAAGGAAATTGTATAGGTGTAACGGCAACATCTGCAGGTTTTGACGGTGAAACAGATTATAGGCGCCTAGATAATGCAATAAGTCATTTTAAGAGGCTGGGATATTATGTTATTACCACCCCTAACGTAAAAACATGCCATAAAGGCCGAAGTGGCCATGGCAAAACTAGAGCTGAGGAATTAATGGAGCTTTATAAGGATCCCAAGGTAAGGGTAATATTTGCTGCCAGTGGGGGAGATTTTCTGGTGGAAATGCTTCCCTATATTGATTTTAACCTTATTTTAGATAATCCAAAATGGATCCAGGGATTTTCAGATACAACAGGTTTAAATTTTACCATAACCACTAATCTTGATATTGCTACCATATATTCTTATAATTTTAGCACTTTTGGCATGGCAAAATGGCATAAATCCCTATCAAATAATATACTTATTTTAGAAGGGAATGATATTTTACAGGAAAGTTTTGATTTATACCAGGACGGATATTATAAAAGAATAACCGGTCTTGAAGAATTTGTGCTGGAAAGAGAAGTACAGTGGAAAAATATCCTTCCCTCAGGGTCAAATGATAATAAGGAAATTCATATAAAAGGCCGACTTTTAGGAGGCTGCCTTGATTGCCTGCTTAATCTGGTCGGTACCAGATTTGATAAAACTAAAGAATTTGTAGAGAAATATAGGGAAGATGGTATATTGTGGTTCTTGGAAAGCTATGATCTTAATAGTGCAGCTTTAATCCGTGGACTTTGGCAGTTAAAAGAAGCCGGTTGGTTTAAAAATGCTGTAGGTTTTATCTTTGGCCGTCCGGCTATGTATGATAATATCTTTGATATATCTTATGAAGAGGCTATAAGCAGTGTATTAGGAGAATTAGGCCTGCCTATAATAATGGAAGCTGATATTGGACATAAACATCCACAATTTACTATGATAAATGGTGCTATTGCAACCGTAAAGGCTTATAATAATAAGGGAAATATTATTTTTGAAAGAAGGTAG